A window of Candidatus Aminicenantes bacterium genomic DNA:
TCTGGTAGGTATTGTTGAAAGCGGCCAGGATGGTCTTCTCCTTGACCGGGCGGCCGTTGACGATGAAGAATTGCCGCCCCTTGTTGCTGACCCCGGTGTTGGCGGCGGAAATGAATCCGACCAGCCGGTAATCGCCCAATGTGAAATCGACGGCTTGCAACCCGTCCATGAACTCCTTGCCGAAAACCTGGTAGACGCGCTCGCGTAAATCGGCGGCGGCCGGATAGGAAAAAACGCTCCGCCCGTTGTGCTGCAAAGAAAAGGAGACGGCCGGACGGGCCAGGGCGGTCACCTCCAGGAAGGCCGTGATCGGACGGAGCTCCCCCTGGTCGCTCTTCATGAACTTGGCGCGCACCGGAAAATCGGCGAAAAGGCGGCTGACGACGATAATGCTGCCCCGGCGGCAGGCGCAGGCTTCCTTTTCCTGAAGCCGGCCATGGCCGAAGCGGTAGCACCAGCCCTGCCCCAGGTCGTTGTCGGCGCTGAACAGTTCGATGTCGGCCACTTCCAGGATGGAGGGCAGGGCTTCGCCGCGAAAACCCAAGGTTTGCAAATGGTTCAGATCCTCAAGCTCGCTCAGCTTGGATGTGGTGTGGCGCTGAAAGGCGATCTCGATCTCGTCAACGGCAAAACCGCTGCCGTTGTCCTCGACCCGGATCATCTCCTTGCCGCCGGCCTTGAGCGCGATGGAGATGGCGCCAGCCCCGGCATCGATGGCGTTTTCGACCAATTCCTTGACCGCCGAGAGCGGCCGCTCGATCACCTCCCCGGCGGCGATCTTGCGAAACACCGTCTCGGCTAACAGATGGATTCTGGCCACGGCGACTCCCCTATCCTCAGACTTGATCCAGGCTGGAACCCGCCGGCGCCCGGCGCGGCGGTCGGGTGCGTTTGGAAAACCAG
This region includes:
- the mutL gene encoding DNA mismatch repair endonuclease MutL translates to MARIHLLAETVFRKIAAGEVIERPLSAVKELVENAIDAGAGAISIALKAGGKEMIRVEDNGSGFAVDEIEIAFQRHTTSKLSELEDLNHLQTLGFRGEALPSILEVADIELFSADNDLGQGWCYRFGHGRLQEKEACACRRGSIIVVSRLFADFPVRAKFMKSDQGELRPITAFLEVTALARPAVSFSLQHNGRSVFSYPAAADLRERVYQVFGKEFMDGLQAVDFTLGDYRLVGFISAANTGVSNKGRQFFIVNGRPVKEKTILAAFNNTYQ